The genomic stretch CGCTGGCTGCGTACAGTGCGGGACTGCGGGGAGCGCTACAATGTCGGGGAGAGGCAAAGGCGGGAAGGGGCTCGGCAAGGGCGGCGCCAAGCGCCACCGCAAGGTGCTGCGCGACAACATCCAGGGCATCACCAAGCCGGCCATCCGGCGCctggcccggcgcggcggcgtgAAACGCATCTCGGGGCTGATCTACGAGGAGACGCGCGGCGTGCTGAAGGTGTTCCTGGAGAACGTGATCCGCGACGCCGTCACCTACACCGAGCACGCCAAGAGGAAGACGGTCACGGCCATGGACGTGGTCTACGCTCTCAAGCGCCAGGGACGCACTCTCTACGGCTTCGGCGGCTAAACTCTGTCGCAAACCTTAAATTGTCAAAACACCAAGGCTCTTTTCAGAGCCACCCACAAATGTCACAACAAGAGCTGTTTATTACGGGATCTTCAGTTTCAAATGTTTTTGATACATAAGTAACATGAAAACACTATAGAGTAACAATTTTGCAACTTAAAGGATAGAAAGTATTTCTGTAAGCTAAAAAAAAGCCCGAGTACTGCAAAACGCCCATAGTACTAGCACGAGTAGTTTTAAGTCCCTTACAGAATGTAGTCAGAGAAGATTTTATCATGTATTTAGGTAATTATTTCCGCTGGTAGAAGCAATATGGCCATCACCGTAACTGCAAAGCACAACGACTATGTACATGCAACGCCTAAACAGGGAC from Athene noctua chromosome 3, bAthNoc1.hap1.1, whole genome shotgun sequence encodes the following:
- the LOC141958595 gene encoding histone H4; the protein is MSGRGKGGKGLGKGGAKRHRKVLRDNIQGITKPAIRRLARRGGVKRISGLIYEETRGVLKVFLENVIRDAVTYTEHAKRKTVTAMDVVYALKRQGRTLYGFGG